The DNA sequence CAGTGATCTTTCTCATCAATTGCAGTGGCTGATGCAACGGCAATTTGAATGTTCCCACTCTCTAAAGCCAAATTGAACCGAATTCTCTCATCTTTCACAAAATGGAGGGCAACTTCAGGAAACCCTTTCTGCTGTAGATATGCAATCATAGCCTGCCCACAAAGCTGGGAGTTCTTTATCATGTTCATAACATGGTCATATCTTTTCTTCAAGAGAGAGAGCTTAAAGATATATTCAGTCGCATCAATAGCTATAGCTCTGTTTTTCCCATCCCGACCCAAGCAGAATATGGTGTTTCCAACAACTTTTGTGATATATATTGGGACATCCAGTGTTTTTATTATCCCGCTATCGCCATTAGGAAGGCAGTACTTGATATGATTTAATGTTGTGTAAATAAAAATGCCATTTTCATCCCATGCTCCACTTTTCACGCGGATTGTCTCATGGAGGGTGCATTGGTGAACAAGCTTCTTGCTTGCAATGACAATGGCATGTTTGCTGAGCAAGGCAACACTTTCCATGTCATTAGACCAGACAATATACTTGATAAAAGGGGTCTGAAGATCCCCAATAACAAGCCTCTGCTGAAGATCAAATATAAAAACCCTATCCTCTGACCTACACAACAAGTTGCCTGTTCCAGCATAAAATATGGCATCCGTGGCAATTGGCAGAGCGCTCTTTTTAACAAGCTCATTCTTCAGATTTTTAACTAGGACTTGATTGCTGGTTTTGTCGAGCACAGCAAACCTATTCCTAGCCACAAAGACAGCTGATCCACCAAGACCTTTCTTTGGCTCTTGCATATCGCCCCTACCAATAAATGCGCCATCCTTGGATATGGTATACAACTCATAAGACCCACCCTCCACATCTGAACAGAGAAGAACTGCATTTTCAGACGCGCTATAGGAAAGAGTCTTCGGACTTTGATTCAGAGTTAAAGAACCAGGTCGTCGAATTGTAAGAACTTGTGTCTCTCTCTGTGTTGAAAATTCATAGTAACGTAAAAACCGGTCTTTTGCATAGAACAAACAATCACCACTAACTGCAAAAGCAGGCCTTTCTCTCTCCAGTTTAAAGACAATCATTCCACTGTCATGACCAGCAGCCAACAGATTCATTTCAGGATGTGTTGCAAGAATCCAAAATCGATCATGCTCTCTCCGGAAGGTTTGAATTCCAGTGCGCTTTGTCGCATCCCATACTCGAATACTTTTATCTTCAGAATTTGATACAATGATGTCCTGTTTGGCATGGAACATAACACATGAAACATTATTCATGTGCCCACGCAGAGTATCCACTTCCCATGCCTTAGTATCTGAACAGaaaacataaattttattaatgagAAGTGCAAGACGACAGCAAATACTTTCTCTTCTTGGTTAACCAGCTACTACAAAAGTTAATGCACACAAGAAATGTATTTTATGATACATTTTCGCTGCCAGCACTAAACACTGATatgctaattttttaaataaccaGAATGGCATCAAGAGTATAATATATGAAAGCCTAGGGCAGCTCAACTATAGTATGTATGTAAAATAGGAAGTCACAAATACTACCACTCGGTTGTTATTCAGGAcaacataaaagaaaataacTAGGCTTCAGTTTTACCATTCATCCTCCAAAGTTTCACTTGTCGGTCATCAGCTCCAGAGACAATGAGAGGAAGTGTAGGATGAAAAGCAGCCCAGTTGACCCCCCGATCATGACCTTCCAACACATACTTAACAACTGCATCAACACCACCAAAAAGATCCGTGTTCATCTGACTCAAACGCAATATATCATCTGAAGGAGGCCCAGCCTTCCTTTTGAGAGAACCAATATCCCAAACGCGAACAGTCTGATCTAGAGAGGCTGACACAACAATATCTTCTTTTGGATGGAATGAAGCACACATAACATAATGATTATGCCCCGTTAGGACAGATATACATGTTCGTGATTGCCAGTTCCATATGCGAATAGTCTGATCATCACTGGCACTCACAATCCACGGGTTCTCATGATGAAATTGCACAGTGCGAATATAATCAAGGTGTCCTAGAAGAGTGAACAAACATCTATGCAGCTTGTAGTTCCAAACTTTAATCTTGTAATCGTCCCCTGTCCCAAAAAAAAGAAACACGAATAAGCAGCAAATAATATGAACCCTCCCCCTTCTACaagtaacaaaatattttttcttttcttaacaACATAATACACCAAATTCCCTTCCCTTCTTTATCAAGTGACAAACATAAGTGCAGGAAAAATCACATTTAAACCCAACCAATGGCACACAGCTTAGTTTAAAAGAACGGATTAGTTACTAAGTTAACAGATCCAGATAATCTCAATTACACCAAAGATATTTccttttaatataaattatagcCAAAAACAAATCTCGAAACATTTCAAAGCGTACCCCTAATTCGTACTGCTCATTGTATCAACACCACGGGGCAACCAAAGATTAACAGGAAAAGAGACAATGAGATTATCAGCAGGGATACTAGAAGCATACTTATTACCATAGATCTACACAAACACACACAAAAACGCTTTCAAAAACTTAAATATATTGCCTAGCAGAAATGTTTGAGTGGATCCTAATATAATTTAGATGAGTACAACATAACCTAGATTATGTTTCCATAGTTGACTACCCTTGCATAGATATATGCAGACTAACAATGAATATCCACAGTAGCGGATGCACAATCAATGGATCAGTTGGGATCAATGCACAAATCAGAGTATTAAGCAGTCAATAGAACAAATCAATGGCACAAACAACACAATGGCCACTTGCGTATCAAAAAAAACAATGGCTGTGAAATGGCGAGGTTACCTCCGGAGACAAAGAGAGGCTGAGAATTGTGGAAATGAACACCTCTAACGGGGCCATCGTGCTCGTCAAACCTGTCGATGAGGGTTCCCATGCGGTAATCCCATAGTTGGATCACACCACTGTGAAGACTCGCAAGGATCCAGGGCCTCTTGCTGTGGAAACTAAGCCCCTTCACTCTGTTACTCTTGGTCTCGAACTTGGTCAACATCTTCTTCTTCCCCCTTAATCACAAAGCACTCTTTCGTGCCCACTGCAGCACAATCCAATAAAACTAAAACGGGATTAAACGAAGACAAAAAGAATAAGAATCTCGCAAAACCATAAGCTCAATTCTGATCCCATACCGAAACAACACTTTCCACAATCACACacaaagaggaaaaaaaaaaaagaacaaaaaaagcGTATGTTTTGCATCGCAATTGAACCTCAGAATGTGAATATCAGCATAATAATCACATTTTCATTACAGATCAGactaaaaaggaaagaaaaattgGAATCTAAGCGCATGGAATCGTTACTGTATTGAATTCTTTCGGGGGATGCAATGTGGGAGTGATGAAACATGGAATTTACCTCAGATCTGATCAGAACGGTGAAATCAATGAATCGAAAATCAAGTTCACCGACACAAGTGAGCTCATATATATGTAGAGAGAGAATATTCAGTGATCTTGTTTCAGATGAGATCTGTTAATTTTCGAAGACAAAGCTCTCAAAAGAAGAAGGGGGAGAAAAGAGAGATGGAGAGAATGAATGGAATTTTTATTTAGTACCAATTTATATTTGATGGCTATTTGTATTTTTGTATAGTTTCGAAAATTCATTTTATTTGCTTACTGCAGTGCAAATTAAAGCGCATTTGGACCAACCTCGAAGTTACACATCACTCTGCGGCTACACACTAGTCAAGTAAGtgtgtttataataataataaaaaaaataaaacttaattACTTGCACGAGATAGTAATTTATGGCCTAAGGGAGCT is a window from the Arachis stenosperma cultivar V10309 chromosome 3, arast.V10309.gnm1.PFL2, whole genome shotgun sequence genome containing:
- the LOC130965956 gene encoding coatomer subunit alpha-2; the encoded protein is MLTKFETKSNRVKGLSFHSKRPWILASLHSGVIQLWDYRMGTLIDRFDEHDGPVRGVHFHNSQPLFVSGGDDYKIKVWNYKLHRCLFTLLGHLDYIRTVQFHHENPWIVSASDDQTIRIWNWQSRTCISVLTGHNHYVMCASFHPKEDIVVSASLDQTVRVWDIGSLKRKAGPPSDDILRLSQMNTDLFGGVDAVVKYVLEGHDRGVNWAAFHPTLPLIVSGADDRQVKLWRMNDTKAWEVDTLRGHMNNVSCVMFHAKQDIIVSNSEDKSIRVWDATKRTGIQTFRREHDRFWILATHPEMNLLAAGHDSGMIVFKLERERPAFAVSGDCLFYAKDRFLRYYEFSTQRETQVLTIRRPGSLTLNQSPKTLSYSASENAVLLCSDVEGGSYELYTISKDGAFIGRGDMQEPKKGLGGSAVFVARNRFAVLDKTSNQVLVKNLKNELVKKSALPIATDAIFYAGTGNLLCRSEDRVFIFDLQQRLVIGDLQTPFIKYIVWSNDMESVALLSKHAIVIASKKLVHQCTLHETIRVKSGAWDENGIFIYTTLNHIKYCLPNGDSGIIKTLDVPIYITKVVGNTIFCLGRDGKNRAIAIDATEYIFKLSLLKKRYDHVMNMIKNSQLCGQAMIAYLQQKGFPEVALHFVKDERIRFNLALESGNIQIAVASATAIDEKDHWYRLGVEALRQGNAGIVEYAYQRTKNFERLSFLYLITGNVEKLAKMLKIAEVKNDVMGQFHNALYMGDVRERVKILENVGHLHLAYITAKVHGLHDVAERLAAELGDDLPSLPEGKKPSLLMPPSPVITSGDWPLLRVMRGIFEGGFSNIEHDAEEEEYEAADGDWGEELDMVDVDGIQNGDISAILDDGEPGEEDDGEGGWELEDLELPPEAETPKASGTRSSVFVAPTPGMPVSQIWIQKSSLAADHAAAGNFDTAMRLLNRQLGIKNFTPLRSIFLDLHTSSHSYLRAFSSAPVISLAVERGWSESSSPNVRGPPALPFKLSQLDEKLKAGYKSTTAGKFTEALKTFTSILHTIPLIVVESRREVDDVKELIIIVKEYVLGLQMELKRREIKDNPARQQELAAYFTHCNLQTPHLRLALLNAMTVCYKAKNLATAANFARRLLETNPTVENHAKTARQVLGAAEKNMTDTTQLNYDFRNPFVVCGATYVPIYRGQKDVSCPYCTARFVLSQEGQLCTVCDLAVVGADASGLLCSPSQIR